In Catalinimonas alkaloidigena, the sequence GTCGGAGGCGCTTTTGGTTTGCCCATAGCCCGCGGGCCATCGAACGGCAAACGAGGCTATTTCTATTTTATCTCAAACGTAATTTCTAATCAACTCGTGGGCGATCACGTCTTGCTTCCGACGTGACCGCTCGCCCGTCCGACGCATGCAAAAACACTTTTTAGTACTGGCTTGCACCGCTCTGTGTTGTGTTTCCTACAGTCAACAGCGCGTTGCCGAATACGATTGTGGGCCGATTGAAACGTTTATTCCGGTGGTCGACTCAGCACACTCGACTCTGGAAGGACAGGCCGAAGGGATTCTCCTCAAAAACCGTTATTACCAATGCCTGTACCACCCCGGCGAACAAGCGTTTCAGATCGTCGCCTTCTAAAAAGAAAAGGCCCCGCCAACATCCAGCGGGGCCTTTTTAATTTGGGCTACAACCGCTTCGGCTAGGCCGATTCTTTCATGGGGGTAGCTTCCGTATGCACCGTAGCACCCAGCAGGTTCAGAATTGAATAAAGGCCAAAATACGTACGGTTCACGTACAGCGTGTCCTTGACGCCCCGCGCCACCTTCGACTCCCGAATCTCGGGCATGGCCGAGAGCTTCTCGCTGAGGGCGTAGATCTCCTCGAAGTATGCGTCGTTGCTGAAGTCGAACGTAGGTTGGCTGAAAGGCCGGCCCAGCAATTCGATCATCGTCAGGAAAATGTCCCGGAAAAAGTCCTTTTCCTTTTCGGTATCCTGCGGAGTGAAAAATTCCAGTTCGTACAGAATGCGGTCGAGGCGCTCCTGGTCGCCCAGCGTATTTTTATACAAAAGCGCGAAGTAGTTGCGGTAGAACTGCGGCGGCAACACCTTCACACACCCGAAGTCGATCACGCCTAACGTCCCGTTGGCGCGCATCAGGAAATTACCGGGATGCGGATCGGCGTGGACTTGCTGCAGCGTATGGATCTGATACTCGTAAAAGTCCCAGAGCGCCTGCCCCAACCGGTTGCGCGTTTCCTGCGAAGGGTGCGTTTTCAGGAAATCGTCCAGATGCAACCCCTCCATCCAGTCCATCGTCAGGATGCGACGCGACGAAAACTCCGGATAGTAAGTCGGGAAATCGAGGTCGTGCAGGTGGCCACACGCCTGGGCAATTTCCTGCCCGCGGCGCAGTTCAAGTTCGTAATCGGTCTCTTCAATCAGTTTTTCCTCCACTTCTGCCATGTACTTGTCGACCTCTTTCTCGTTCAGGTTCAGCAGACGAATGGCAAACGGGCGCACCATCTTCAAATCGGACGAGATGCTGTTGGCTACGCCGGGATACTGGATTTTAACGGCAAAGCGCGTCCCGTCTTTCCACGCTTCGTGTACCTGCCCGATCGACGCGGCGTTCATCGCCTCCATGTTGAAGCGATCGAACATGGCCTGCGGTGCTTTGCCAAACGCTTCGCGGAAGGTTTTGACGACCAGCGGCCCCGAAAGCGGCGGCGCACTGTATTGTGAAAGCTGAAATTTTTCGGCGTAGGCACGTGGCAGCATGTTTTTGTCCATGCTCATCATCTGCGCGACCTTCAACGCACTACCTTTCAGTTCGCTCAGCGAATTGTAAATGTCTTCGGCGTTGTCGTTGTGAAGTTCGTCGCGCGTTGTGGAAGGATCGACGAGGCGTTTGGCGTAATGCTTCACGTAGTTGCCGCCGACCTGGATACCCGTACGCACAAAGCGACTGGCCCGGTTCACTTTACCGACCGGAATACTATTTTGTGATTTCTTCATGAAAGCGGAATTAAGGCTGGCTGACCGTCCGGCGATTCTGGAAAATAAAACGGGCAAAGTCGAACGCCGAGTCGATGGTGTTTCGTCCGATGAGATCGAACGACAGGTGCACGGCCTTTTCGATGGCGGCATCGGTCTTCTCAAACCCGGCACTTTCGTCGTTCCGCCAGAAGCGCAGTACAAACAGCAACTGGTACCACAAGCCGTCGCCGTAGCGGTCGGTCAGGTAGGGTCGCTGTGCAACTTCGCCGGTTTCTTCGCCTTCCCGCACCAGTTCCTTCGCATACGTTCGGAAGTCGTCGTGCAGGTAGGCGAGTTCGGCATTTACCTCGGGCATGGAACGCGCGGGGGCCATCCGGTTCAGGATGTAGCTCCGGTTTTCCTTCAGCACTTCTACAAAGGTGTAGTAAAACGCCAGGAGTTTTTCGCGTACTGTGTAGGTCTGATACACTTCGTCTTGTTGCAAACGGCCCAGCGTATCTTCCATAAAACCCCGCCAGATGTCTTTCTCCAGCGCAGCAAACGAATTGTACGACTCGTAAAAATTCGCTTCGGTGATTTTCAGCTTTTTGGCGAATGCATACACCGAGGGCGGACGATGCCCGACGGTCAGTTGATAATCGATGTAAGCACGGCGAATTTTATCGTTCTTTCCCATGTTTCTTCAACTTTCAGAAGGGGGAAATAGTTTGATCGGCAGCGGACTTCTCGCCCACAAAAGCGGTTCCGCTTAGCTTTTCATGTTCACGAACTGCAACGGCACCCCGATGTCGGTACCCTTGGCCTTCAGAAAGGCAATGACGCTTTGCAGATCGTCGATTTTTTTACCGCTCACGCGCACCTGATCGTCCTGAATACTGGGCTGCACCTTCAGGCCCTGGTCCTTGATCATCTTCGTAATTTTCTTGGCGGTTTCTTTGTCGAGGCCCTCTTTCACCGTGATGTCCTTCTTCAGCACC encodes:
- a CDS encoding ABC1 kinase family protein, with protein sequence MKKSQNSIPVGKVNRASRFVRTGIQVGGNYVKHYAKRLVDPSTTRDELHNDNAEDIYNSLSELKGSALKVAQMMSMDKNMLPRAYAEKFQLSQYSAPPLSGPLVVKTFREAFGKAPQAMFDRFNMEAMNAASIGQVHEAWKDGTRFAVKIQYPGVANSISSDLKMVRPFAIRLLNLNEKEVDKYMAEVEEKLIEETDYELELRRGQEIAQACGHLHDLDFPTYYPEFSSRRILTMDWMEGLHLDDFLKTHPSQETRNRLGQALWDFYEYQIHTLQQVHADPHPGNFLMRANGTLGVIDFGCVKVLPPQFYRNYFALLYKNTLGDQERLDRILYELEFFTPQDTEKEKDFFRDIFLTMIELLGRPFSQPTFDFSNDAYFEEIYALSEKLSAMPEIRESKVARGVKDTLYVNRTYFGLYSILNLLGATVHTEATPMKESA
- a CDS encoding TetR family transcriptional regulator C-terminal domain-containing protein; translation: MGKNDKIRRAYIDYQLTVGHRPPSVYAFAKKLKITEANFYESYNSFAALEKDIWRGFMEDTLGRLQQDEVYQTYTVREKLLAFYYTFVEVLKENRSYILNRMAPARSMPEVNAELAYLHDDFRTYAKELVREGEETGEVAQRPYLTDRYGDGLWYQLLFVLRFWRNDESAGFEKTDAAIEKAVHLSFDLIGRNTIDSAFDFARFIFQNRRTVSQP